Proteins co-encoded in one Melioribacteraceae bacterium genomic window:
- a CDS encoding carboxypeptidase regulatory-like domain-containing protein, with the protein MSRIKQLFSFVALLVVLFSYQSIFAQGVTTSAIGGLIVDQNGNALPGANIIAVHEPSGTQYGTSSRDNGRFNIMGLRVGGPYKVTVSFVGFENQVRENIYLSLGITTDLDFTMRDVSVGLGEVTVTGQRDAIFSSERTGASTSISKDAIQVLPTISRRIGDFTRLTPQAAGSSFSGQDNRLNNITIDGSYFNNSFGLAGQPGDRTGVSPISIDAIEQVQVNIAPFDVRQGNFVGAGINTVTKSGDNEYRGALYYTFRDESLVGTEAKLLTVNPGTFSYNLFGGTVSGPIIKNKLFFFANFESDALTEPGTTFLANTGGQTVGGNVTRVLKSDMDALSSFLSSKFGYDTGPYEGYDHETPSLRFIFKLDYNLNENNKFSLRYTHLDSDTDVLLSNSSSLGFGNRRTSTQALNFRNSNYMIMENIRSIIGEWNSVLSKNLTNNLIVGYNYSDESRDSRGTFFPFVDILNAGSTYTSFGFEPFTPNNELRYSSIQLQNNLTYYAGDHTLTFGISAESYESENVFFPGSQSVYVYSSLNDFYTDANDYLANPNRTTSPITLRRFQLRWANIPGMEKPVQPLEVLYAGAYIQDEWQATKDLKFTIGLRLDVPFFGETGFQNANADALVFQDENGNPVQYETAKLPDANILFSPRIGFNWDVYGDRSTQLRGGTGVFTARPAYVWISNQIGNTGVLTGFEAIDNTKNRPFNPDPNKYKPANVTGAPATSYELALTDPDFKFPQIWRTNFAVDQKLPFGLVGTAELIYSRDVNGVYYINANLPTPQSAFKGFVDTRPRWTTNRINNATGNQVANAIVLKNQDVGYSYDIAFSLEKPFANGWFAKAAYRYGVSKNTVDPGSIAFGSWNNNQHAGNPNNPGVGYSANSPGHRFFAALSYRAEYFNFGATTFSLILDSYTGGNASYVFSGDLNGDGGTSNDLIYIHRNKTEMNFETYSATVSGKSVTFTAAQQAEAWDKFIKQDEYLNENRGKYAERNAVFLPMVTRVDFAVTQEVFTELFGKRNALQFRADILNVGNFLNKNWGVSKSFVSTSPLISRGADAAGKALYRLRNIGDKLMTTSYQDNAGIGDVYRIQFSIRYMFN; encoded by the coding sequence ATGAGTCGAATTAAACAATTGTTTTCTTTTGTTGCTCTTTTGGTTGTTTTGTTTAGCTATCAGTCTATATTTGCTCAGGGCGTTACCACGTCTGCAATCGGCGGTTTGATTGTTGACCAGAATGGTAATGCACTCCCCGGTGCAAATATTATAGCTGTACATGAACCATCAGGTACGCAATATGGAACAAGTTCCCGTGATAACGGAAGGTTTAATATCATGGGTTTAAGAGTAGGCGGACCCTACAAAGTAACTGTTTCATTTGTCGGTTTTGAAAACCAGGTAAGGGAGAATATCTACCTTTCACTTGGTATTACCACAGACTTGGATTTTACAATGAGAGATGTATCGGTTGGATTGGGTGAAGTCACCGTCACCGGCCAGCGCGATGCTATCTTCAGCTCCGAAAGAACCGGTGCTTCAACATCTATTTCTAAAGATGCTATTCAGGTTCTTCCTACTATCTCCAGAAGGATCGGAGATTTTACAAGATTAACTCCGCAGGCAGCCGGAAGTTCTTTCTCCGGTCAGGATAACCGTCTCAACAATATTACAATCGACGGTTCCTATTTCAATAACTCATTCGGTCTTGCCGGTCAGCCCGGTGATAGAACCGGTGTTTCCCCGATTTCAATTGATGCTATCGAACAGGTTCAGGTTAACATCGCGCCTTTCGACGTCCGTCAGGGTAACTTCGTCGGTGCTGGTATCAATACTGTAACAAAGAGCGGTGATAACGAATACAGAGGCGCTCTTTATTACACATTCAGAGATGAAAGTCTTGTTGGTACCGAAGCTAAATTACTTACTGTTAACCCGGGTACATTCAGCTACAATCTCTTCGGCGGAACTGTAAGCGGTCCTATCATTAAAAACAAACTCTTCTTCTTTGCTAATTTTGAATCCGATGCTCTTACTGAACCTGGTACAACATTTCTTGCAAATACCGGCGGCCAGACTGTCGGCGGTAACGTTACTAGAGTTCTGAAATCTGATATGGATGCTTTAAGCAGTTTCCTCAGCTCTAAATTCGGGTATGATACAGGACCGTACGAAGGATACGACCACGAAACTCCTTCGTTAAGATTCATTTTTAAATTGGATTACAACCTGAATGAAAACAACAAATTCAGCTTGCGTTATACCCATCTCGATTCCGATACTGATGTACTTCTCTCAAATTCATCTTCATTAGGATTTGGTAACAGAAGAACCAGTACTCAGGCATTGAACTTCCGTAATTCCAACTATATGATTATGGAAAATATCCGTTCGATAATCGGCGAGTGGAACTCAGTTCTCAGTAAGAACCTGACAAACAATTTGATTGTTGGATATAACTACAGCGATGAAAGCCGCGATTCTAGAGGTACTTTCTTCCCGTTCGTGGATATTCTTAATGCAGGTTCAACCTATACTTCATTCGGTTTCGAACCTTTCACTCCTAATAACGAACTTCGTTATTCCAGTATTCAGTTACAGAATAATTTAACTTATTATGCCGGAGATCATACACTTACTTTCGGTATCAGTGCTGAAAGCTATGAGTCTGAAAACGTATTCTTCCCGGGTTCACAGAGCGTTTATGTGTACAGCTCACTTAATGATTTCTATACAGACGCTAACGACTATTTAGCAAATCCAAACAGAACCACTTCACCTATTACACTGCGTCGTTTCCAGTTAAGATGGGCAAATATTCCTGGAATGGAAAAACCGGTTCAGCCTCTTGAAGTACTGTATGCCGGTGCTTACATTCAGGATGAATGGCAGGCAACTAAAGATCTTAAATTCACAATCGGTTTAAGACTCGACGTTCCGTTCTTTGGCGAAACCGGATTCCAGAATGCAAATGCTGACGCACTCGTATTCCAGGATGAAAACGGTAACCCTGTTCAGTACGAAACCGCAAAACTTCCTGACGCGAACATCCTCTTCTCACCAAGAATCGGTTTCAACTGGGATGTTTACGGCGACCGTTCCACACAGTTGCGTGGCGGTACCGGTGTCTTCACTGCAAGACCGGCTTATGTCTGGATTTCAAACCAGATCGGTAATACAGGCGTTTTAACAGGATTTGAAGCAATTGATAATACAAAGAACAGACCGTTCAATCCGGATCCGAATAAATATAAACCGGCAAACGTTACAGGCGCGCCTGCTACAAGTTATGAACTCGCTTTAACAGATCCTGATTTCAAATTCCCTCAGATCTGGAGAACTAACTTTGCAGTCGACCAGAAATTACCGTTCGGTTTAGTTGGTACAGCTGAACTGATTTACAGCAGGGATGTAAACGGCGTTTACTATATTAATGCTAATCTCCCGACTCCTCAGTCGGCATTCAAAGGTTTTGTTGATACACGTCCGAGATGGACAACCAATAGAATCAACAATGCTACAGGCAACCAGGTTGCAAACGCAATCGTACTGAAGAATCAGGATGTCGGATATTCATATGATATCGCATTCTCACTCGAAAAACCGTTTGCTAACGGATGGTTTGCAAAAGCTGCTTACCGTTACGGCGTTTCCAAGAATACAGTTGATCCAGGATCAATTGCTTTCGGTTCCTGGAATAACAATCAGCATGCTGGCAATCCTAACAATCCTGGCGTTGGTTATTCTGCTAACTCACCGGGTCACAGATTCTTTGCTGCTTTATCCTACCGTGCAGAGTATTTCAACTTCGGCGCAACAACATTCTCACTCATTCTCGATTCATATACCGGTGGAAATGCAAGCTACGTATTCAGCGGCGATCTTAATGGCGACGGCGGAACAAGCAACGACCTTATCTACATCCATCGCAATAAAACAGAAATGAATTTCGAAACTTATTCAGCCACTGTCTCCGGTAAATCTGTTACCTTTACAGCCGCTCAGCAGGCAGAAGCATGGGATAAATTCATTAAACAGGACGAATACTTAAACGAAAACAGAGGCAAATACGCTGAACGCAATGCTGTATTCCTCCCGATGGTTACACGTGTCGACTTCGCAGTTACTCAGGAAGTCTTCACTGAATTATTCGGTAAGAGAAATGCTCTTCAGTTCAGAGCGGACATCCTCAACGTTGGCAACTTCCTGAACAAAAACTGGGGTGTTAGCAAGAGCTTTGTTTCTACATCACCTCTCATCTCCCGCGGTGCTGATGCTGCAGGTAAAGCACTCTACAGACTGAGAAATATCGGAGATAAACTGATGACTACTTCTTATCAGGATAATGCCGGTATCGGTGACGTTTACAGAATTCAGTTCTCAATCAGATATATGTTCAACTAA
- a CDS encoding YajQ family cyclic di-GMP-binding protein — translation MASNHSFDIVSEIDFQEVDNAINQTIKEVQQRYDLKDSKTELLLNKKDKQLSINTKDEYSRKQSVDILQTKFIKRGISIKALKYSEPEPAAGGRIKQVIDLQSGISKENAKLITKMIKESKLKVNAQIQDEQIRVTASKIDDLQAIIKLVKEADLDFPVQFTNYK, via the coding sequence ATGGCATCAAATCATTCATTCGACATAGTTTCAGAGATTGATTTTCAGGAGGTAGACAACGCCATCAATCAAACGATTAAAGAGGTTCAGCAACGTTACGATCTTAAAGATTCCAAAACGGAGCTGCTACTTAACAAGAAAGACAAACAGCTTTCGATCAATACGAAGGACGAGTATTCCCGTAAACAATCGGTAGATATATTACAGACAAAATTTATTAAGCGCGGAATTTCGATAAAGGCTTTAAAGTACTCAGAGCCCGAACCGGCGGCCGGAGGTAGAATTAAACAAGTAATAGATCTTCAATCGGGCATATCCAAAGAGAATGCAAAACTGATCACAAAAATGATTAAAGAAAGCAAACTGAAAGTAAACGCCCAGATACAGGACGAACAGATAAGGGTAACCGCATCAAAAATTGATGACCTTCAGGCAATTATTAAACTAGTAAAAGAAGCGGATCTCGATTTCCCGGTCCAGTTTACGAATTATAAATAG
- a CDS encoding YjbH domain-containing protein translates to MVRKVKYFILIMIVVYSHVLSQSDLQIAGNISGEGLENVSVRDTESELFIEFENRVYRFEIDALVRVLKLISPEIGQYQKINLLIKNKNVPVTQISVSAKDLLSWNKGEISNTEFSELIQIDLDNHFDSWSKAAKSGYQNSSNLRFDIVLKPTYRFQFGVFSNPVLYQLNFAPHIEFGLWKGMTGLFEVTFPIHNDFTPSEDSIRASRIVLNQTARLGNSTFISGSIGYFTLNRYGFDLETRTFFLNGDLSLGLNLGYTGYAFFAGKKLYYSDLYQWTGSLGIDYRIREYDLSLAVTAGKFLLFDNTIRFDIYRDFGEIQVGFFAMRSLEGISNGGFSLSIPLFPSKYWNPGFFRIRTTEYLDYSYRVKIADQIGLKYDTGFSLSGFIEKLNPGFIKNYLGKRLN, encoded by the coding sequence ATGGTAAGAAAAGTTAAGTATTTTATTCTGATAATGATTGTTGTTTATTCGCATGTTCTTTCTCAAAGTGATCTGCAGATCGCCGGAAATATATCCGGTGAGGGATTAGAGAATGTATCTGTCAGGGATACAGAATCGGAACTGTTCATTGAATTTGAAAACAGGGTCTATCGTTTCGAAATTGATGCGCTTGTTCGGGTCCTGAAATTAATTTCACCGGAAATCGGACAGTACCAAAAAATCAATCTTCTAATTAAAAACAAGAATGTTCCGGTAACTCAAATTTCTGTCTCTGCAAAAGATCTTCTAAGTTGGAATAAAGGAGAAATCAGTAATACCGAATTTTCGGAATTAATTCAGATTGATCTTGATAATCATTTTGATTCATGGTCCAAAGCTGCAAAGTCCGGCTATCAGAATTCGTCAAACCTGCGTTTTGATATTGTACTCAAGCCGACTTACAGATTTCAATTCGGAGTTTTTTCAAATCCTGTCCTTTACCAGTTAAATTTTGCTCCGCATATCGAATTCGGATTGTGGAAAGGGATGACAGGACTATTCGAAGTTACATTCCCGATTCATAATGATTTTACACCTTCAGAAGATTCAATTAGAGCGAGCAGGATTGTTCTCAATCAGACTGCTCGATTGGGGAATTCGACTTTTATTTCGGGTTCGATCGGTTATTTCACTTTAAACAGGTACGGTTTCGATCTTGAGACCAGAACATTCTTTCTCAATGGTGATTTATCTTTGGGATTGAATCTGGGATATACTGGTTACGCTTTCTTTGCAGGGAAAAAATTGTATTACTCGGATTTGTATCAGTGGACCGGTTCGTTGGGGATAGATTACAGGATAAGGGAATACGATTTATCCCTGGCTGTGACAGCCGGCAAATTTTTATTATTTGATAATACAATTCGCTTTGACATTTACAGAGATTTTGGTGAAATTCAGGTGGGCTTTTTTGCAATGCGTTCTCTTGAGGGTATTTCTAATGGAGGGTTTAGTTTATCTATTCCTTTGTTCCCTTCGAAATACTGGAACCCCGGTTTCTTCAGAATTCGAACTACTGAATACTTAGATTATTCTTATAGAGTTAAAATTGCTGATCAGATTGGTTTAAAATATGATACCGGATTCAGTCTCTCCGGTTTCATTGAAAAACTGAATCCAGGATTTATTAAGAATTATTTAGGTAAGAGATTAAATTAA
- a CDS encoding GIY-YIG nuclease family protein — translation MNLFTTYILFSQSKNKYYVGHTNDFSRRIIEHNSGQNKSTKFGAPWILVFSKEFFSNSEAIRLETKIKKRGIGRFLSDQHSTG, via the coding sequence ATGAACCTCTTTACAACTTATATTTTGTTCAGCCAATCAAAGAACAAGTATTATGTCGGTCATACCAATGATTTTTCCAGAAGAATAATCGAACACAATTCCGGTCAGAACAAATCTACTAAATTTGGAGCTCCCTGGATACTTGTTTTTTCCAAAGAATTTTTCTCCAACTCCGAAGCAATCCGCCTTGAAACAAAAATCAAGAAGAGAGGCATTGGCAGATTCCTTTCCGATCAACATTCAACCGGTTAG
- a CDS encoding OmpA family protein, whose amino-acid sequence MKKSCFIFLLLAALFITDSLQAQLARDSWGFGFGFKYPRFLSINTTVLNANYGGFLSIQRNFSEHVGLRLSGGYSHMGSEWVDPTATVQSSTTDLIGGNLDLLFYLAPCASVSPYIFGGAGVSYRMLDNKLTLSLDDNAVAGQLNSGIGIEWEIGSDWELITEFGYNLFLNSELEGAVGAGEVNGRDSYLSANLGFLWYFDKGEPSKYCQLYSGLSQQVPDPVDYDRIEEMIKRHIPQEVVKEVVVEKPVVTSGKWVLVGVNFDFNSAKISPESYPILYDAAKTLLSQSDVRVEIQGYTDNIGSESYNMKLSQMRADAVKAYLQSKGIAASRLRAVGYGESNPVADNKTADGRAMNRRIEFKIQ is encoded by the coding sequence ATGAAAAAATCATGTTTTATTTTCCTGTTACTGGCTGCGTTATTCATTACTGATTCTCTTCAGGCACAATTAGCCAGGGATAGCTGGGGATTCGGATTCGGTTTCAAGTATCCGCGCTTTCTTAGCATTAATACTACTGTATTAAATGCCAATTACGGCGGATTCCTTTCCATCCAGAGAAATTTTTCCGAACATGTTGGCCTTAGATTAAGCGGCGGTTATTCTCATATGGGAAGTGAATGGGTGGATCCTACTGCAACAGTTCAATCAAGTACTACCGATTTAATCGGAGGAAACCTTGATCTCCTATTTTACCTTGCACCGTGCGCATCGGTCTCCCCTTATATTTTTGGCGGCGCTGGTGTCTCTTATAGAATGCTTGATAACAAATTAACCTTATCACTGGATGATAATGCAGTCGCCGGTCAGCTGAACAGCGGTATCGGTATTGAATGGGAAATCGGATCCGACTGGGAATTGATTACGGAATTCGGATATAATCTTTTTCTAAATTCAGAACTCGAAGGAGCCGTGGGTGCCGGAGAAGTTAACGGAAGAGATTCTTATCTCTCGGCAAATCTTGGTTTCCTCTGGTATTTCGACAAAGGGGAACCTTCCAAATATTGTCAGCTCTACAGCGGATTATCACAGCAGGTGCCTGATCCGGTTGACTACGACCGAATCGAAGAGATGATTAAGCGTCATATCCCTCAGGAAGTAGTTAAAGAGGTTGTTGTTGAAAAACCTGTTGTTACGTCCGGTAAATGGGTGCTTGTTGGTGTCAACTTCGATTTCAACAGTGCTAAGATTTCACCTGAATCCTACCCGATTCTCTATGATGCTGCCAAAACTTTATTATCGCAATCTGATGTGAGAGTTGAAATTCAGGGATATACAGATAACATCGGTTCAGAATCTTACAATATGAAACTTTCCCAGATGAGAGCCGATGCCGTGAAGGCCTATCTTCAATCCAAAGGCATTGCGGCAAGTCGTTTAAGAGCAGTTGGCTACGGTGAGTCTAATCCGGTTGCGGATAATAAGACTGCCGACGGCAGGGCGATGAACAGAAGAATTGAATTTAAAATTCAATAA
- the pyrR gene encoding bifunctional pyr operon transcriptional regulator/uracil phosphoribosyltransferase PyrR, with protein sequence MDIKAKIIDEEGLNRTVTRLSHEILERNKGSRNIVLIGMRTRGEFLAERIKSKVAEIEKFEPSFGVLDVTLYRDDFRTRLKQPEISVTNITFDVNEKDIILIDDVLYTGRTVRAALDAVMDLGRPNTIQLCVLVDRGHRELPIKADFVGKNIPTSINEEVRVRLKEIDGEDAVYLVNAPK encoded by the coding sequence ATGGATATTAAAGCTAAAATAATCGATGAAGAGGGATTGAATAGAACCGTTACACGCCTGTCACACGAAATCCTTGAAAGAAATAAGGGCTCTAGAAATATTGTCTTAATTGGTATGAGGACCAGAGGCGAATTCCTCGCCGAAAGAATAAAATCGAAAGTTGCAGAAATTGAAAAGTTTGAACCGAGCTTTGGAGTCCTCGATGTTACTCTTTACCGGGACGACTTCCGTACCCGGCTAAAGCAACCTGAAATCTCTGTTACCAATATTACTTTCGATGTTAATGAAAAAGACATCATTCTTATTGATGATGTCCTTTATACCGGACGAACTGTTAGAGCCGCCCTTGATGCGGTTATGGACCTTGGAAGACCGAATACTATTCAGCTCTGTGTACTTGTAGACAGAGGTCATAGAGAATTACCGATTAAAGCCGATTTCGTCGGAAAGAATATACCAACTTCTATTAACGAAGAAGTGAGAGTACGTCTTAAAGAAATTGACGGAGAGGATGCAGTCTATTTAGTTAATGCACCAAAGTAA
- a CDS encoding aspartate carbamoyltransferase catalytic subunit, whose protein sequence is MSLSSRHLLGLNGVPGEDIQMILDTATTFREVLERPIKKVPTLQGKTIVNLFYENSTRTRISFELAQKRLSADTINFSTSTSSTKKGETFKDTVRNIEAMKVDMIVVRHQSAGVPQYLTRISKANIINAGDGLHEHPTQGLLDMYSIRERLGRLEGLKVCIVGDVAHSRVALSNIYGLKTMGAEVSVCGPSTMIPYGIESLGIKVTHSIDEAISGNDVLNVLRIQLERNAGIRIPSLREYHQYFGITTERIEKLNKDILILHPGPINRGVEISSEVADGPYQVILDQVTNGVAIRMAVLYLLGTMH, encoded by the coding sequence ATGAGTCTATCCAGCAGGCATTTATTAGGTTTGAATGGCGTTCCGGGGGAGGATATCCAGATGATTCTGGATACTGCTACTACCTTTAGAGAAGTTCTTGAACGCCCTATTAAAAAAGTACCGACCCTTCAGGGAAAAACAATTGTAAACCTCTTCTACGAAAATTCAACCAGAACACGGATTTCATTTGAACTAGCCCAGAAGAGACTTTCAGCCGATACAATCAACTTTTCTACTTCTACAAGCAGTACTAAAAAAGGGGAAACCTTTAAAGATACCGTCCGGAATATTGAAGCTATGAAGGTTGATATGATCGTTGTTCGGCACCAGTCGGCCGGCGTTCCTCAATATCTTACAAGAATTTCCAAAGCGAACATCATTAATGCCGGTGACGGACTCCATGAACACCCGACACAGGGATTACTCGATATGTATTCTATAAGAGAACGTCTCGGAAGGCTAGAAGGATTGAAAGTTTGCATTGTAGGGGATGTCGCTCATAGCCGTGTTGCTCTATCCAATATCTATGGACTGAAAACGATGGGAGCTGAAGTATCTGTTTGCGGTCCTTCTACAATGATTCCATATGGAATTGAATCTCTCGGGATTAAAGTGACTCATAGTATAGATGAAGCGATTTCCGGTAACGATGTTTTGAATGTTCTCAGAATTCAGCTCGAGAGAAATGCCGGTATTAGAATACCGTCGCTTAGAGAGTATCATCAGTATTTCGGTATTACAACCGAACGGATAGAAAAATTGAATAAAGATATTTTGATTCTGCATCCCGGACCGATAAACCGGGGTGTTGAAATCTCGTCGGAAGTTGCCGACGGACCTTACCAGGTTATTCTGGATCAGGTAACAAACGGAGTTGCAATCCGCATGGCAGTTCTTTATCTGCTAGGTACCATGCATTAA
- a CDS encoding dihydroorotase, producing MKIILKQVQLLNPAQDLDQKNDLLIENGIIKKIGGLKEEDFKSSRVFEFDGKICAPGFFDMHVHLREPGREDEETVETGSNAAAAGGFTGVACMPNTNPDIDSAEIVRFIKEKSKNHLVDVFPVAAATLGRKGEALSPMFELVESGAVAFSDDGTLIKTAAVLRSVMEYTKMFNTPVIEHCEDESMADGAMNEGLISTTLGLPAIPNVAEDLVVARDIMMAEFTGAKIHIAHISTKGAVELVRQAKKKGIRVTAEVTPHHFSLTDDNVKTFDTNYKMSPPLRTRADVDAVIKGLKDGTIDCIASDHAPHSIEEKEMEFIYAPNGILGLETTLGLALSELVHKKHLTLSQLVEKLSINPRKILNIPLPLIKEGETAELTLFDRDLIWTVDISKFKSKSRNSPFDKRLLTGKSLAVINKRKMFVEGGFIEI from the coding sequence ATGAAAATCATACTTAAACAGGTTCAATTGTTAAATCCTGCTCAGGATCTTGATCAGAAAAATGATCTCCTTATTGAAAATGGGATTATTAAAAAAATCGGCGGACTTAAAGAAGAAGATTTTAAATCCTCAAGAGTTTTTGAATTCGATGGTAAAATCTGTGCCCCGGGATTCTTTGATATGCACGTTCATCTGCGTGAACCTGGACGTGAGGATGAAGAGACAGTTGAAACGGGCAGCAATGCTGCCGCTGCCGGAGGATTTACAGGAGTTGCCTGCATGCCTAATACAAATCCCGATATTGATTCTGCCGAGATTGTTAGATTTATAAAAGAGAAATCGAAAAACCACCTGGTCGATGTTTTCCCGGTCGCTGCCGCTACTCTCGGCAGGAAAGGGGAAGCCCTCTCTCCAATGTTCGAACTGGTTGAATCCGGCGCTGTCGCTTTTTCAGACGACGGAACTCTGATCAAAACTGCCGCAGTCCTCAGAAGCGTAATGGAGTATACTAAAATGTTCAATACTCCTGTCATTGAACATTGCGAGGATGAATCGATGGCTGACGGTGCAATGAACGAGGGCCTTATCAGCACTACTCTCGGACTTCCGGCAATTCCAAATGTTGCCGAGGATCTAGTTGTTGCTCGTGATATTATGATGGCCGAATTTACCGGAGCTAAAATCCATATTGCTCATATCAGTACAAAGGGAGCCGTTGAACTGGTCCGTCAGGCGAAGAAAAAAGGGATTCGGGTTACTGCAGAAGTCACTCCTCATCATTTCTCCCTTACAGACGACAACGTAAAAACTTTCGATACAAATTATAAAATGAGTCCGCCGCTTAGAACACGCGCTGATGTTGATGCTGTTATTAAAGGCCTGAAAGACGGTACTATCGATTGTATCGCAAGCGACCATGCACCCCACTCAATTGAAGAAAAGGAGATGGAATTTATTTATGCTCCGAACGGTATATTGGGTCTGGAAACAACTCTTGGCCTCGCTCTAAGCGAGCTCGTTCATAAAAAACATTTAACGTTATCTCAACTGGTCGAAAAACTTTCTATCAATCCAAGAAAGATTCTGAATATCCCGCTTCCTTTAATTAAAGAAGGAGAGACGGCAGAACTTACTCTTTTCGACAGGGATCTGATCTGGACAGTCGATATCTCCAAATTCAAATCCAAATCCAGGAATTCTCCTTTCGATAAAAGATTGCTTACAGGGAAGTCTCTGGCAGTAATCAATAAAAGAAAAATGTTTGTCGAAGGCGGCTTTATAGAGATCTGA
- a CDS encoding fibronectin type III domain-containing protein produces MKPVKLFLAILIFAAATLFTGCDEFGDYFYDDVPPSPPEGIYTVTGDERVDLFWDENPEGDVAGYNVYYAYSYDGKYTLLGSTYNTSYIDYGAKNGTTYYYAVTAYDYNNNESDLSYEVIYDTPRPEGFNQALFDYNRSPNNSGYDFSKYLVVAYNSDDADFFFENYNGTYYLNVWDDTDIQDMGLTGDIWDISYAPSSGWVPMLPNENVKYVEARVGHTYVIWTWDNHFAKVRVRSISNDRMVFDWAFQLVEGNRELKRTTFSNGRSNHTILKKNR; encoded by the coding sequence ATGAAACCAGTAAAATTATTCTTAGCGATACTCATCTTTGCAGCAGCAACTTTATTCACAGGATGTGATGAATTCGGGGACTATTTCTATGATGATGTACCCCCGTCACCCCCTGAAGGAATTTATACTGTCACCGGAGACGAAAGAGTTGATCTTTTCTGGGATGAGAATCCCGAGGGTGATGTAGCCGGGTATAATGTTTATTATGCATATTCATATGATGGTAAATATACTCTGCTCGGAAGCACTTATAATACTTCCTACATCGACTACGGAGCCAAGAACGGTACCACTTATTACTATGCGGTAACAGCTTACGATTACAATAACAATGAAAGCGACCTGAGTTACGAAGTTATTTACGATACTCCGCGTCCTGAAGGATTTAATCAGGCCCTATTCGATTACAACCGTTCTCCAAATAATTCCGGTTACGATTTCAGCAAATACCTGGTTGTTGCTTATAATTCCGATGATGCCGATTTCTTCTTCGAAAATTACAACGGTACATATTATCTAAATGTTTGGGATGATACTGATATTCAGGATATGGGTTTAACCGGGGATATCTGGGATATTAGCTATGCTCCATCTTCCGGTTGGGTACCGATGCTGCCGAACGAAAATGTGAAATATGTTGAAGCTCGGGTTGGTCATACTTATGTAATATGGACATGGGATAACCACTTTGCTAAAGTAAGGGTCAGAAGTATTTCAAACGACCGGATGGTTTTCGATTGGGCTTTTCAGCTTGTTGAAGGAAACAGGGAATTGAAGAGAACCACTTTCTCAAACGGAAGAAGCAATCATACCATTCTGAAAAAGAACCGGTAA
- a CDS encoding DUF4783 domain-containing protein — MRLRSIILIILVSIAVLTSGIEAQESRNREVNRLLIKIEEGLSSGSVDKFSGYFSPRNYLSLSKGPSGYFSANQSYYVIKDYLSINKPYSFNFTNIVAETNNPFAAGTLKFNNNGIRGSATVFITLQLIDDQWRISQITIN, encoded by the coding sequence ATGAGACTCAGATCCATCATACTGATCATTCTTGTTTCTATTGCCGTATTAACTTCTGGAATAGAGGCACAGGAATCCCGTAACAGGGAGGTGAACAGACTCCTCATCAAAATTGAGGAAGGATTGAGCAGCGGTTCAGTCGATAAATTCTCAGGTTACTTCAGTCCGAGAAATTACCTTAGTCTCTCAAAAGGGCCCAGCGGATATTTTAGTGCCAACCAGTCGTATTATGTTATTAAAGATTATCTGAGCATCAACAAACCGTATTCATTTAATTTTACCAATATTGTTGCAGAGACGAATAATCCGTTTGCCGCCGGTACTCTTAAATTTAACAACAACGGAATCAGAGGCAGCGCAACAGTATTTATTACACTTCAGTTGATAGATGATCAGTGGCGCATTTCTCAAATCACAATTAATTAA